A genomic stretch from Flavobacterium humidisoli includes:
- a CDS encoding outer membrane beta-barrel family protein has product MNLYLPLKLLLAIMLFCLSLIANAQNETPKDSISNELNEVVISQEKKMFTNSNGNVKVDVANSVYSTIPNPIDLLSKLPSVQISSDRESISIVGKGNPLIYIDGQKGTISDLNALSVADIKTIEIIKNPSSKYEAEGRAVILITRKVSKKDSFKTEISEVASFKRNYNNYLGFNSSFKKDKLEWKANFNYNLRNPWENHSLEYEIPKASIVSNYDVTANSDVKEYVFGGGVFYKINEEDYLSVNINGKMRNDTFDINTFTFNQNQNQINNVFTFSENSSSKNFMNSFINYSKKIKAINTTLFVGFQGSNYNQHLLSLVQNNFNETDFQLSQNRDQKFNVDVFSGRIDLEKKFKNEMTLEYGGLYLKAKSKSNADIFDFVESKSQVSDYDFKEENLAAYVQFSGKVKKIDFSFGLRAENTNVYSKFKTQALPSIDKNYTNLFPKADLTIPIDSTKSINVNYSKSIVRPNYSSLSQIATYINPYFLYGSSINLGPSFVDELSSSFQYHDKTLKLSYYQTKDVTNPSFVFNEQTNVLMITDINFKRETGFTIDFTLPFTYKFWTTANSLVFVKSKVEDYTALVHPSKPYLYYYSNNTFKLPKDFTVVLSFWGATKQNDGIFERKANFIVDLSLAKAFGKNWNCTLNYNDIFKATSYTDRFTVNNIHSKFKYFVDANEISIAVRYSFGKIKDSEFKQKSVNESENRIR; this is encoded by the coding sequence ATGAATCTTTATCTGCCATTAAAACTTCTTCTCGCAATTATGCTTTTCTGTCTCTCACTTATCGCAAACGCTCAGAATGAAACACCAAAGGATTCTATTTCAAATGAATTAAATGAGGTCGTAATCAGTCAGGAAAAAAAGATGTTTACTAACTCAAACGGAAATGTAAAGGTTGACGTTGCCAATTCGGTTTACAGTACAATTCCAAATCCGATTGATTTGCTTTCAAAACTGCCATCGGTTCAAATAAGTAGTGATCGAGAAAGTATTTCGATTGTGGGAAAAGGAAATCCGTTAATTTATATAGACGGTCAAAAAGGAACTATAAGCGATTTAAATGCTTTATCTGTTGCCGATATTAAAACAATAGAAATTATTAAAAATCCGTCTTCTAAATACGAAGCCGAAGGTCGAGCTGTTATTTTGATTACTAGAAAAGTAAGTAAAAAAGATAGTTTTAAAACGGAGATTTCTGAAGTCGCATCTTTTAAAAGAAATTACAATAATTATTTGGGATTTAATTCTAGCTTTAAAAAAGATAAATTAGAATGGAAGGCCAATTTTAATTACAATCTACGAAATCCGTGGGAAAATCATAGTTTAGAATATGAAATCCCGAAGGCATCTATAGTCTCCAATTATGATGTGACAGCAAATTCGGATGTAAAGGAATATGTTTTTGGAGGGGGAGTTTTTTATAAAATAAACGAAGAAGATTATTTGTCGGTTAATATAAATGGCAAGATGCGAAATGATACTTTCGATATCAACACTTTTACTTTTAATCAAAATCAGAATCAGATAAATAATGTCTTTACTTTTAGCGAAAATTCGAGTTCTAAGAATTTCATGAATTCATTTATCAATTATTCGAAGAAAATAAAAGCGATAAATACTACGCTGTTTGTTGGTTTTCAGGGATCCAACTACAATCAGCATTTGTTGAGTTTGGTGCAAAATAATTTTAATGAAACAGATTTTCAATTGTCTCAAAACCGGGATCAGAAATTTAATGTTGATGTTTTTTCCGGAAGGATCGATTTGGAGAAAAAGTTCAAAAATGAAATGACTCTTGAATATGGAGGATTGTATTTAAAAGCGAAATCAAAATCAAATGCTGATATCTTTGATTTTGTAGAAAGTAAAAGCCAAGTTTCTGATTATGATTTTAAAGAAGAAAACCTTGCTGCTTATGTTCAGTTTTCGGGAAAGGTGAAAAAAATCGATTTTTCATTCGGATTAAGAGCTGAAAACACCAATGTGTACTCCAAGTTTAAAACGCAAGCTTTGCCTTCTATAGATAAAAACTACACCAATCTGTTCCCTAAAGCTGATCTTACAATTCCTATTGACAGTACAAAAAGCATCAATGTAAATTATTCAAAAAGCATCGTGAGGCCTAATTATTCGTCTTTAAGTCAAATTGCAACGTATATAAATCCGTATTTTTTATATGGGAGCAGTATAAATTTAGGTCCATCATTTGTAGACGAACTTTCAAGCTCATTTCAGTATCACGACAAAACTTTAAAATTAAGTTATTATCAGACCAAAGACGTAACCAATCCGAGTTTTGTATTTAATGAGCAAACCAATGTATTAATGATCACCGACATTAATTTTAAAAGAGAAACGGGCTTTACGATAGATTTCACCCTTCCGTTTACCTATAAATTCTGGACAACAGCAAATTCACTAGTTTTTGTAAAAAGTAAAGTTGAAGATTATACAGCACTTGTGCATCCTTCAAAACCGTATTTGTATTATTACTCCAACAATACTTTCAAATTGCCTAAAGACTTTACTGTCGTTTTATCTTTTTGGGGAGCAACCAAACAAAACGATGGAATTTTTGAACGTAAGGCCAATTTTATAGTCGATTTATCGCTGGCAAAAGCATTTGGGAAAAACTGGAATTGCACCTTAAACTACAATGATATTTTTAAAGCGACAAGTTATACAGATCGCTTTACCGTGAATAATATCCATTCAAAGTTTAAATATTTTGTTGATGCTAATGAGATTTCTATTGCTGTTCGTTATTCTTTCGGAAAAATAAAAGATTCAGAGTTTAAACAGAAAAGTGTGAATGAAAGTGAAAACAGAATCAGATAA
- a CDS encoding sensor histidine kinase: protein MKQRINLLIGFSVVALFVLMTVQCYLVKTAYEYKVAQFHTQIKNEIAQITNNYSDIDSALVSRKEMLYKSLSEKYMKGKKSKLDLKNGILNTQTQNIITQKIKRKFEKDLPDFKIDFAIVLNKFILYKNEQEADTIFSEKPFIQNKLYGNLASLNHAFLVRSYVGTTNGTFENEEYKLLTEDSMYVSVIDWEMIILRRMTFILILSLFSIATLISLFVIAIRALIKQKKVSDVKTDFINNITHELKTPLATLGISTKILAQKNIRDNDENFNSIVNTISRQNNRLQNLIDQVMANSLAENEIELQKEKIEAEDFLLSIVNDFKITFPKINLKTDFQTEKTILVLDKFHLTTAFLNVLENAVKYGSNTIIVKTKIVEKQFSISFEDDGIGIAKNKQAFLFDKFYRVEQGNLHNTKGLGLGLYYVDQIVKAHQGSVNVISDLGKGTQFTILLKV from the coding sequence ATGAAACAAAGAATCAATTTATTAATAGGATTTTCTGTCGTAGCGCTATTTGTGCTTATGACCGTACAATGCTATTTAGTAAAGACAGCTTACGAATATAAAGTAGCGCAGTTTCATACGCAGATTAAAAACGAAATTGCTCAAATTACCAATAATTACAGCGATATCGATTCGGCTTTGGTTTCTAGAAAAGAAATGCTTTACAAAAGCCTTTCAGAAAAATACATGAAAGGGAAAAAAAGTAAATTAGACCTTAAAAATGGCATTTTAAATACGCAAACTCAAAATATAATAACTCAAAAAATCAAGCGAAAATTCGAAAAAGATTTACCCGATTTTAAAATTGATTTTGCCATTGTTCTAAACAAATTTATTCTTTACAAAAACGAACAAGAAGCTGATACTATTTTCTCTGAAAAACCTTTTATCCAAAATAAATTGTATGGAAATCTGGCTTCTTTAAATCATGCCTTTTTAGTAAGAAGTTATGTTGGAACAACAAACGGCACTTTTGAAAATGAGGAATATAAATTATTGACAGAAGATTCGATGTACGTTTCTGTAATAGATTGGGAAATGATTATTCTAAGAAGAATGACGTTTATCCTGATTCTTTCCTTATTCTCGATTGCTACATTAATCAGCCTATTCGTAATTGCAATTAGGGCTTTAATTAAACAGAAAAAAGTAAGCGACGTTAAAACCGATTTCATTAATAATATTACGCACGAACTGAAAACTCCATTGGCAACTTTGGGGATTTCGACAAAGATTTTAGCGCAGAAAAACATTCGTGACAACGACGAAAATTTCAATTCGATTGTAAACACCATTTCACGCCAGAATAATCGTCTTCAGAATCTGATTGATCAGGTTATGGCAAATTCTTTGGCTGAAAACGAAATTGAATTGCAAAAAGAAAAAATAGAAGCCGAAGATTTTCTGCTTTCTATTGTTAATGATTTTAAAATTACTTTTCCTAAAATCAATCTTAAAACCGATTTTCAGACTGAGAAAACTATTTTAGTTTTAGATAAATTTCATTTGACAACTGCTTTCTTAAATGTTCTCGAAAATGCTGTAAAATATGGATCAAACACCATTATAGTAAAAACAAAAATTGTCGAAAAACAATTTTCAATAAGTTTTGAAGATGATGGAATTGGGATTGCGAAAAACAAACAAGCGTTTCTTTTCGATAAATTTTACCGAGTAGAACAAGGAAATCTTCATAACACAAAAGGTTTAGGTTTAGGATTGTATTATGTTGACCAAATCGTAAAAGCGCATCAGGGCTCTGTAAACGTTATTAGCGATTTAGGAAAAGGAACTCAGTTTACTATTTTATTAAAAGTTTAA
- a CDS encoding response regulator transcription factor, with amino-acid sequence MKRVLLAEDDYDFAAILKQYLELHQFEVIWAENGEIALDYFKNQTFDICIFDVMMPKMDGFSLAEKIITINPEIPFIFLTARKLKEDKIIGLKLGADDYIVKPFEVDELVLRLQNILKRIEQKRSLDGNNIIEIGSYVFDNERLTLNNKNHVQQLTEMEASLIEYLYLNHNQLLKRDQILMSVWKKDDYFSGRSMDVFISRLRKYFNSDPKIKIESVRNIGLEFKIEK; translated from the coding sequence TTGAAAAGAGTATTATTAGCCGAAGACGATTATGACTTTGCGGCGATTTTAAAACAATATCTAGAATTGCATCAATTTGAAGTAATCTGGGCAGAAAACGGCGAAATAGCTTTGGACTATTTTAAAAACCAGACTTTTGATATTTGTATTTTTGATGTAATGATGCCCAAAATGGACGGATTTTCATTGGCTGAAAAAATAATCACCATTAATCCCGAAATTCCATTTATTTTTCTCACGGCAAGAAAGCTAAAAGAAGATAAAATCATTGGTCTAAAACTTGGCGCAGACGATTATATCGTAAAGCCTTTTGAAGTTGACGAACTGGTTCTTCGTTTACAGAATATTCTAAAAAGAATTGAACAAAAGAGAAGTCTTGACGGAAATAACATAATCGAAATTGGTTCGTATGTTTTTGATAACGAACGTTTAACGCTCAATAATAAAAACCATGTTCAGCAACTTACAGAAATGGAAGCTTCTCTTATTGAATACTTATATCTCAACCATAATCAGTTATTAAAAAGAGATCAGATTTTAATGTCGGTCTGGAAAAAAGACGATTATTTTTCAGGACGAAGCATGGATGTTTTTATCAGCAGACTTAGAAAATATTTTAATTCAGATCCGAAAATCAAGATTGAAAGTGTTCGTAATATCGGATTGGAATTTAAAATAGAAAAATAG
- a CDS encoding cation:dicarboxylate symporter family transporter, with translation MNITTPNSSPKSKKSLFRTVVTNLTFWVLIAIISGILLGHFSPENGIKMEFLGKKFIQLISLFIGPIIFLTIVLGISGMGNLKKVGRIGVKALTYFEVVSTVALAIGVAVAYIFKPGKIDKSGLTFGDASQYTKGASEHFSWLQFFLSNFTLQVLLAAIICGIALNFYQKREQTILVLERFSKVVFFGLKYVMYLAPIGAFGGMAYTIGKFGLATLIPLGKLMLCVYLTMALFVFLVLGSILRYYKISILSILKYIKEELLLVLGTSSSEAALPSIMVKLERMGCSKSVVGLVIPTGYSFNLDGTSIYLSMSVLFIAQLYDVHLTFFEIMTVIGILMITSKGAAGVTGSGFIVLASTLTALHKIPVEGLAFLLGVDKFMSEARAITNLIGNTVATIIISKTERDFTELDLSNSASE, from the coding sequence ATGAATATTACCACTCCAAATTCTTCTCCTAAATCTAAAAAAAGTCTTTTTAGAACCGTTGTAACCAATCTTACTTTTTGGGTTTTAATTGCTATTATTTCGGGTATTTTACTTGGACATTTTTCTCCCGAAAATGGTATAAAAATGGAATTTCTAGGAAAGAAGTTTATTCAGCTTATTTCTCTTTTTATTGGCCCAATTATTTTCCTGACCATTGTTTTAGGGATTTCTGGAATGGGGAACTTAAAAAAAGTAGGACGAATTGGCGTTAAAGCTTTAACTTATTTTGAAGTAGTTTCAACTGTTGCTCTCGCAATTGGTGTCGCAGTTGCTTACATCTTTAAACCAGGAAAAATTGATAAATCGGGTTTGACATTTGGAGATGCCAGCCAGTATACAAAAGGTGCTTCAGAGCATTTTTCTTGGCTGCAGTTTTTCTTGTCCAATTTTACGCTGCAGGTTCTACTAGCGGCTATCATTTGCGGAATCGCTCTTAATTTTTATCAAAAGAGAGAACAGACCATTTTGGTTTTAGAACGATTTTCAAAAGTTGTTTTCTTTGGTTTAAAATATGTAATGTACCTCGCTCCAATTGGTGCTTTTGGCGGAATGGCTTATACAATTGGTAAATTCGGTCTCGCGACTTTGATTCCGCTTGGAAAACTAATGCTTTGTGTGTATTTGACTATGGCGCTTTTTGTCTTTTTAGTTCTAGGAAGCATCTTGAGATATTATAAAATAAGTATTCTTTCGATTTTGAAATATATTAAAGAAGAACTTTTACTGGTTTTAGGAACTTCGTCTTCTGAAGCTGCTTTGCCAAGTATCATGGTAAAATTGGAAAGAATGGGTTGCAGTAAATCGGTTGTAGGATTGGTTATTCCGACAGGTTATTCTTTTAATCTAGATGGGACTTCAATTTATCTTTCGATGTCGGTGCTTTTTATTGCGCAATTGTACGACGTGCATTTAACCTTTTTCGAAATCATGACCGTTATCGGAATTTTAATGATTACTTCAAAAGGCGCAGCAGGCGTGACAGGAAGCGGATTTATAGTTTTAGCATCAACTTTAACGGCATTGCACAAGATTCCTGTTGAAGGATTAGCTTTTTTATTGGGAGTAGATAAATTTATGAGTGAAGCGAGAGCCATCACCAATTTAATAGGAAACACAGTCGCAACGATAATAATTTCCAAAACAGAAAGAGATTTCACAGAATTGGATTTAAGCAATTCTGCTTCAGAATGA
- a CDS encoding LysM peptidoglycan-binding domain-containing protein, giving the protein MSLQDKYREVINLATEVGIANLQVREQDNVLYIDGTAKSAADKEKLWTAYEKIDPEYRSADVVMNIAVTEGATKEYIVKGGDSLSKIAAAYGISWNDIFEANKDIISNPDLIKPGWKLKIPSA; this is encoded by the coding sequence ATGAGTTTACAGGATAAATACAGAGAAGTGATAAATTTAGCAACTGAAGTTGGAATTGCTAATTTACAGGTAAGAGAACAGGATAATGTGCTTTATATTGATGGTACGGCTAAATCGGCTGCTGATAAAGAAAAACTTTGGACTGCGTACGAAAAAATTGATCCTGAATACAGATCGGCAGATGTTGTAATGAATATTGCCGTTACAGAAGGTGCAACAAAGGAATATATTGTAAAAGGAGGTGATTCGTTATCTAAAATTGCTGCGGCATACGGTATTTCGTGGAATGATATTTTTGAAGCGAATAAAGATATTATTTCAAACCCTGATTTAATTAAACCAGGTTGGAAACTTAAAATTCCTTCAGCATAA
- a CDS encoding BON domain-containing protein has protein sequence MKMRSILLGICLTVALVSCKPNDADIEKALQEKINDPDIQVSVHEGVATITGICDDEMFKKNIEKSVRATKGVKSVVNTCELARANQEPAAATVIINSDTDLDKAVSKVVDAYDGVSATVVGGVVTLSGEIAKDRLQPLMQSIQELNPKKVDNKLTIK, from the coding sequence ATGAAAATGAGATCCATTTTATTAGGAATATGCCTTACTGTTGCTTTGGTATCCTGTAAACCTAACGATGCTGACATTGAAAAAGCACTACAAGAAAAAATAAATGATCCTGATATCCAAGTTTCTGTACATGAAGGTGTAGCTACAATTACAGGTATTTGTGACGATGAAATGTTCAAGAAAAATATTGAAAAAAGCGTAAGAGCAACCAAAGGTGTAAAATCTGTTGTCAATACCTGCGAACTTGCCAGAGCCAATCAAGAGCCTGCCGCGGCGACTGTTATTATTAATTCAGACACCGATTTAGATAAAGCTGTGAGCAAAGTAGTCGATGCTTACGATGGTGTGAGTGCAACTGTTGTTGGTGGCGTTGTTACGCTTTCGGGAGAAATTGCAAAAGACAGATTGCAGCCTTTAATGCAAAGTATTCAGGAATTAAATCCTAAAAAAGTAGACAATAAATTAACTATTAAATAA
- a CDS encoding LysM peptidoglycan-binding domain-containing protein, which produces MSLKDKYKELTDLASNLGVADLQVREQDNVLYVDGTAKSADDKEKLWAAYGKIDPDFRSADVVMNIEVSEGTSIEYTVVGGDSLSKIGKAHGVSWQTIYEANKDIIKNPDIIQPGWKLKIPTV; this is translated from the coding sequence ATGAGTTTAAAAGATAAATACAAAGAGTTAACAGATTTAGCTTCTAATTTAGGAGTGGCTGATTTGCAAGTAAGAGAACAAGATAATGTGCTATATGTTGATGGAACGGCAAAATCTGCAGATGATAAAGAAAAACTTTGGGCTGCTTACGGAAAAATAGACCCTGATTTTAGATCGGCAGATGTAGTAATGAATATTGAAGTTTCAGAAGGAACTTCTATAGAATATACTGTTGTAGGTGGAGATTCTTTATCAAAAATAGGAAAAGCGCATGGCGTTTCATGGCAGACTATTTATGAAGCCAATAAAGACATTATTAAAAACCCAGACATTATACAGCCGGGCTGGAAGTTAAAAATACCAACAGTATAA
- a CDS encoding BON domain-containing protein: protein MKIKSMLLGMSFTFLLVACGPKDADIQKEITAKLSKLPGVSVTVEKGVATISGTCKDDAFKQNAESIVKGIKGVKSVVNNCEIPAPEPVVAAPVEINPDAVLTTSVNEVVKTYSGVTAAVKDGVVTLTGEIKRSQLQNLIKSIQELKPKKVENKLTIK, encoded by the coding sequence ATGAAAATTAAATCGATGTTATTAGGAATGAGTTTTACTTTTTTATTAGTGGCTTGCGGACCTAAAGATGCAGATATTCAAAAGGAAATTACTGCAAAATTAAGCAAATTACCTGGAGTTTCAGTAACTGTAGAGAAAGGTGTTGCGACTATTTCGGGTACTTGTAAAGATGACGCTTTCAAGCAAAATGCAGAAAGTATTGTAAAAGGAATTAAAGGTGTTAAATCGGTCGTGAACAATTGTGAGATTCCAGCTCCAGAACCTGTAGTTGCGGCTCCTGTAGAAATTAATCCTGATGCAGTTTTAACCACTTCGGTAAATGAGGTAGTAAAAACGTACAGCGGTGTAACGGCAGCAGTTAAAGATGGCGTGGTTACACTTACTGGCGAGATCAAAAGAAGTCAATTGCAAAATTTGATAAAAAGTATTCAGGAATTGAAGCCTAAAAAAGTAGAAAACAAATTAACTATTAAATAA
- a CDS encoding NIPSNAP family protein — protein MKKYFLIFVLFAAFAAQAQNQSQTKPVFQLRIYEIFESNKHEFHERFKDHAMRIMKKYNFKIISIYESKSDKKTEFVYFLEWPNETAMKKAWEDFRKDQEWIDIKKQYTAKYGDVVGNIEDRILTKVDYSPN, from the coding sequence ATGAAAAAATATTTTTTAATTTTTGTTCTTTTTGCAGCATTTGCTGCTCAAGCACAAAATCAATCTCAGACAAAACCAGTTTTTCAATTGCGTATTTATGAGATTTTTGAAAGCAATAAACATGAGTTCCACGAACGTTTTAAGGATCATGCAATGCGTATTATGAAGAAATACAACTTTAAAATTATTTCGATTTACGAATCAAAATCAGATAAGAAGACCGAATTTGTATATTTTCTAGAATGGCCAAATGAAACAGCAATGAAAAAAGCTTGGGAAGATTTTAGAAAAGATCAGGAGTGGATTGATATTAAAAAACAATATACAGCCAAATATGGTGATGTAGTAGGCAATATTGAAGACCGAATTTTGACAAAGGTAGATTATTCACCTAATTAA
- the dnaX gene encoding DNA polymerase III subunit gamma/tau, producing the protein MEQFVVSARKYRPQTFKDVVGQKAITNTLLNAIETNHLASALLFTGPRGVGKTTCARILARKINQPGYDDPTEDFAFNVFELDAASNNSVDDIRNLIDQVRIPPQTGQYKVYIIDEVHMLSSAAFNAFLKTLEEPPKHAIFILATTEKHKILPTILSRCQIFDFKRITVKDAKEHLADVAESQGIVFEDDALHIIAQKADGAMRDALSIFDRVVSYCGTNLTRQAVTENLNVLDYETYISITDLLLENEIPKLLLAYNDILAKGFDGHHFIAGLASHFRDLLVSKTPSTIALLEVGEQAQQMYATQSQKCSQEFLLKGIDIANDCDLKYKLSQNQRLLVELCLMQLASINFDGEKKKLSNS; encoded by the coding sequence ATGGAACAATTTGTAGTATCGGCACGTAAATATCGCCCGCAGACCTTTAAGGATGTTGTGGGGCAAAAAGCCATTACAAACACTTTGTTGAATGCTATTGAAACCAATCACTTAGCTTCTGCTCTTTTATTCACAGGACCACGTGGAGTTGGAAAAACGACTTGCGCCCGTATCTTGGCTCGAAAAATAAATCAGCCTGGATATGATGATCCTACCGAGGATTTTGCATTTAACGTTTTTGAGCTAGATGCTGCTTCAAACAATTCGGTTGATGATATTCGTAATCTTATCGATCAGGTTAGAATCCCGCCACAGACTGGACAGTACAAAGTATATATTATTGACGAGGTTCATATGTTGTCTTCGGCTGCTTTTAATGCTTTTCTTAAAACATTGGAAGAACCGCCAAAACATGCTATTTTCATTTTAGCAACAACAGAAAAACACAAAATCCTTCCAACGATTTTATCTCGCTGTCAGATTTTTGATTTCAAAAGAATTACAGTAAAAGATGCTAAAGAACATTTGGCAGATGTTGCTGAAAGTCAAGGAATTGTTTTTGAAGATGATGCACTGCATATTATTGCTCAAAAAGCAGATGGTGCGATGCGTGATGCTTTGTCTATTTTCGACCGTGTAGTATCATACTGCGGAACAAATTTAACCCGTCAGGCTGTAACTGAAAACCTAAACGTTTTAGATTACGAAACTTACATTTCGATTACCGATTTACTTTTAGAAAATGAAATTCCTAAGCTTTTATTAGCTTATAACGACATTCTTGCTAAAGGTTTTGACGGACATCATTTTATTGCTGGTTTGGCTTCTCATTTTAGAGATTTATTGGTAAGCAAAACTCCTTCGACTATTGCTTTATTAGAAGTTGGAGAACAAGCACAGCAAATGTATGCAACGCAATCGCAGAAATGTTCTCAAGAATTTTTATTAAAAGGAATTGACATTGCAAACGACTGTGATTTAAAATACAAATTAAGTCAGAATCAACGACTTTTAGTTGAATTATGCTTGATGCAATTGGCCTCTATCAACTTTGATGGAGAAAAAAAAAAGCTGAGCAATTCATAA